Genomic DNA from Luteitalea sp.:
ATGTCATCGGCGTGCGCTCATGAACCGAGTTAGAACACGCTTGTTTTGGGACTAGTGCGCGCCACCTCTCTGGAGAAAGCGCTTCTCAGAAGACGCTGACGTTCCACTGCAGCGTGTACGGCAGATCCAGGTCTGACGCGAACTGATAGAGCGTCGAGCGGTCCGGCGGCACGAGCGAGCTTTTCAGCGACACGTTCAACTGCTCCGGTGTGAGCGGAAAGCTGGCCTCCGACCCATAGGAGGAGCCGTAGTTCTACCTTGCCCTCCACGTTCGCGTTCGTAATCGTCACGGCCTCGTCGCTCAACGACGCCACTGAGAAGGCAGGCAGCGTTTTCCCGGGCCGGACTCTGCGCTCGGGCGAATAGCCGTGGGCTCGCCGTGCCTCGTCGAAGTCGGCGTACTCTTTGGTCAACGTCGCATAGTGCTCGGTGCGCTCCGCGATGCGACCCTCGGCGTCGGCATCGATGAGCATCCGAAATAAGAGCTGTGCGTTCAACCGTCGACTGGGCTGCGTGTCGACCAGACGAGACGCATACGCCTTGGCCTGCATCATATTGAGTCTCCCTGCTTCGGGTGTACTACTGTGTCAGCTCGAGCACGCCGAGCTCTTCGCCTTCGCTATTGACCAAACGAACGTTGAGGGCCTGTCGGTCGACTTCGATGACGGCAAAGCCGTGCTGCTTCTCCTTGACGGTGCTGCGCGCGTAATCCTCCTGGCGGAGATCATAAAGAGCCGCACCGCCGGCACCCGCGACCACGAAGTTCACGCTGCCTTCGGGCTCGAGGATCTGGAGGTTGTGGTCGTGGCCACAGATGTAGAGCTGGACCCCATGTTTCTTGAGAATCGGCAGCAGTCGCTCGATGAGGTCGTCTGCTCTGCATCGTTGTCCCCTCGGGTCGCAGAGTAGATCTGGTAATGCCCGTAGACGACCTTCCAGGGCGCCGTGCTCTTCGCGAGCTCCTCGTCCAGCCAGCGCAGCTCGCGTTCCGACAGATCGACCGTGTCGAGTTGAAAGAACTGTGCCGCGCCAGCGGTGAACGAATAGTACCGGGCGGGAAAGTGCCAGCTCTCGCTTTTCTCGGAGTACAGAATCTCGGACAGCGGGCTCCCCACCTGCATCGAGCGCAGCAGGCGCCGCGCGCTTGCCGCAGCAGAGCCGGGTAGCGCTAGACGAACAGTTCGGCGTGCGCCGATTCCTCGGTGGTGGGACGCAGCAGTCGCATGTCTCTATTTGACGCACTAGGCTGGCAGATCACAACGGCGACACGGCAAGAAGCAGTGCCGTCACCGTAACATCGGCTTGAACGGGGCGAATCCTGGTCCGGCCGGCCACGAGCATAGGCCCTTCCGTTTGCGCTTGACGCCCCGTCTAAGACGATGCCATCGTCGTCGAGTGTCGTCAAAGGAGGCATGCTATGCTTCAACCGGTCATGGATGGTAAGGGCTTGCGGCGGCGGGCGACCTACGATGACCTCCTGCAGGTACCGGATCATCTGGTCGCGGAAATTATCGATGGCGTGCTGTACACGTCGCCGCGACCGGCGTTCCGACACTCGCGCGCGGGCTCCAAACTTGGTATGGATCTCGCCCCGTTCGATGAAAGTGGTGGTGAGCTTGGTGGCTGGTGGATTCTGGACGAGCCAGAGCTCCATTTCGGTTCGGACGTGGTCGTCCCGGATCTCGCTGGCTGGCGCGTCGAGCGGATGCCAGAGCTCCCGGACGTGACCTTCTCCACGCTTGCGCCGGACTGGGTCTGTGAGGTTCTATCGCCGTCGACCGCACGACTCGATCGGGACAAGAAGCTTGGCGTCGACGGACGGGTGCACGTACGGCACCTGTGGCTGCTCGATCCGATTGCCAAGACGCTCGAAGTCCTGGTCCTCGTCGGATCTCGCTGGACGCTCCAGACCACCTACAGGGACAACGAGCGCGTCCGCGCCGTGCCCTTCGACGCCATCGAGATCGAGATGGCCGGCTTGTGGGCTGAAGCTCGGACTACCCCTGCGCGCCGCTGAGCGCATTGACGGCGTTTTCACACCAACAAGCGGTAAAACGGGCGTGACTGGCGGGGACGAAGGTGCCTGAGAGAGGACTAGCCCCCTAGGAAGGGCTCGCGTCGGGCGGCTCTTCCTGCTTCGGATCCCCTTGTGAGTGCGGCATGTGACCGAGGCCCATCAGAACGCCATGCGTGTAGGGCGGATCTGCCTCGTTGGTCGTCTGTGCCAGGTCGAACCACAGGTCCCAGGCGGCCTCCAGTTCTTCGTCGGTCATCTCCTTCAGATTCAGGTCGTCGTCACTGAGCAGTTGCATCGTCGGATTCCCCCGGGCGCGGAGTCGTCGGAAGGTGTCTCTCGGCCAGCGTCAGCACGAGCTCGTGCGCTCTCACCAGTGGTAGATCTCTTAGTGGTAACCGCCGGAACTCGCTCAAGCACTGTTGGGCCGCTTGTTCGTAGCGCAGCAGCCGCGAGCGATCGCGTTGCTGCGCCTGATCGATTTCGCGGGCAAGCGCCACGACAACCGCCTCTCGACCTTCACCGCGGCGCATCGGACGTCACCCGCGGTGGTCGGCTGAGAAAGTCACATCGAATGCGGCGACCACGTGTGTCTCGAAACTCGAAATGGCTCGACCAGCCTCCGGCCAGCCATCGCACGTCCAGGGGCGCCCCCGGTCGATACTGCGCCCGATGCTGTCCCAACACCGAAAGCACGTGGGCGCAGGCGGTCTCGGTCTCGCGGACGATCCAGTCACCGTCCTTGCTCATGATCGCAGCACGATAGAACACGACGGCCTGACCGGATGTGAGCACGGCCACCTGCTCGTGTGCGTTGAACTCCTTGGTGAGATCGAAATAAACGTTGCGCACGCCGGCAGTATATCAGCCGGCTTGGCAGACTTCGGGTGCGGAGCGACGCGCACCCTCGTCGAGCGGCAGGCGCGCGACATGGCGACGTCTGGCGGACCGCGGGCGGTCAGGAAGTGGATTTCGTCATCGGTGACATGAACCTCGCCGTCGAGATCAAAGGGGCCGCGCGCGTGCACGAAGGCGACATTCGTGGCCTAGCGGCCCTTCGCGGCGAATGGAAGGTCCGCCGGGACGTCGTCGTGTCCCTTGAACGCGCAGCGCGCCGCACCGATGACGGTATCGACATCCTCCCCTGGCGTGTCTTCGTCGATCGGCTGTGGGCCGGTGACCTCGGCGTCTGATCCTTAGCGCCTCGCACCGGTTGCGCCGCAGCACAATGCGGTTTACTATGCGTATCATGCACGCTGTGGTGAGTGCGTTCGCCCCTCCTCGGGCTGCCAGTCTGGCGGCGAGGAAGTCGTCTGCGCGCACACGCCCCTTCGCGTGCCACTCTGCGGTCGTCGTCGTAGCCGTCATCGACATTAGCGTCATACGAGACGGGTGATGTAGCTACGACCATTTCCGCAGCAAAAAGGGCCATCACCCAAGCAAAGGTGATGGCCCTTTTCATTTTTGCGCACATCCCGTTGGCCGGTGGCGCCTTGTCGTTCTGCCGGCAAGCACGGGGCCAGAGAGGAACAGGCCATGGATCTCCGTGATCTGAAGACGTTTCTCGTGGTAGCGGAGGAACGAAGCTTCGTACGGGCGGCCGAGCGACTGGGTTGCTCGCAGCCTGCCGTGACCTTCGCGGTCCAGCGGCTCGAAGCGTCGGTACATCAGCCGCTCTTTCTCAGGCGAGCGAAGCCCCCTGACCTGACGGACGCTGGCAGAATCCTGTTGGACTATGCGCGACGGCTGTGCCGGATTCGGCAGGAAGCGACGTTTGCGATGGCCGATCTTCGTGGCGCCGCCCACGGTGCCCTCCGCCTCGGCTTGAACGATTCGTTCGTGCCGTTTGTGGTCTCGGTCCTCGATCGCTTCGGCCTACATCATCCGGGCGTACGTGTCGAGCTGCGCCGGGGGCGGTCGGTGGATCTTGTGGCCGGTGTAAGCTGCGGAGACTTACACGGCGCTCTCTTCAGCTTCGCCCCGCCTAACAGGCACCTGTCGGCCGTGCCGCTGGGACGTGACCGCATCGTCCTCGTGACCGCACCGAGCCACCCGCTGGCCGCGAAGGCCTGCGTCTGCCTGGACGACCTCGCGGCCGAACGGCTCATCGCGCACAGCGAGCCCTCTTCTCTGCGAGCCCTCGTCCTCAAGACCTGTGACCAACGCGGCCTCTCGCTACAGATGACCGCGCTCTTGCCCACGCTGGAGGCGATGAAACAAGCTGTGACGCTCGGTATGGGTGTGACGATCCTGCCACTACGGACCGTCCTGCAGGACATCGCAGAGGGGCGGCTGCGAGGCATCCCGATCGCTGAATCTTGGGCGGAGGAGGAGATCTGGTTCGCGCACAGTGGTGAGCACGCCCTCCCAGCCGTTGGGCAGGTCTTCGTTGAGCTGCTACGCGAGCTCAGTGAGAAAGCCCTCGCGCCCTGTTCACCTGTTGTGCCACGGAGTCGTCATCCCACCACCATTGCCGTGGCGCGGGCCGCGGTTGCGGCCAGATCTCGTAGAGCGTCTCCGCATCGTACAGCCGCCCGCCCTTCATCACGTAGCGGATAGACAACGTGTGACGGATGTCCTCGAGCGGGTTCCGGTTGAGGACCTGCAAGTCAGCCAGCGTGCCGACCCTGCTCGGTGGTCTCGGCCTGCTGCTGACCTTGGTCGGCATTTTCGTCACGACCGCCTACGCCGTCGCGCGTGTGATCGCAAGTTGTCTGTTCGAGACAGAGCCGTCTTATCCGCTGACGTTGGTAGCAACGGTCGTCGTCTTGGCGGTGACGGTCTGATGGCCGCATGGATCCCAGCACGCCATGCGGCGCACGTCGATCCGGTGAAGGCCGTGCGCGCGGAGTAGTCACTCTTGATGGGAGCTTCACATCGACGAGCTGCAACAAGATCAGCATCGCAGCAGCCCGATAGAACGCACGAGATCACAGCGCCTCGCGGAACTCGTCCAGCAGGCGGCGAACCTTCTGCCGGGCATCACCCTCGCCGAGGGTCTCCAGCGGCACGAAGCCGCGATAGTTCGACTCGCGCAGGATCCGTACGATCGTCGCAAGGTTGGTCTTCTCCGCGCGCCCACGGCGGTAGACGAGCTCTTTGATCTGCCATGTGTAGGCGAACGGCGCCAGTCGTGCGATCTCCTCGTACGGGTCGCCGGTGCGGAGACTGCCGATATCGACGTTCAAGCCCAGCCACTCCAA
This window encodes:
- a CDS encoding Uma2 family endonuclease is translated as MDGKGLRRRATYDDLLQVPDHLVAEIIDGVLYTSPRPAFRHSRAGSKLGMDLAPFDESGGELGGWWILDEPELHFGSDVVVPDLAGWRVERMPELPDVTFSTLAPDWVCEVLSPSTARLDRDKKLGVDGRVHVRHLWLLDPIAKTLEVLVLVGSRWTLQTTYRDNERVRAVPFDAIEIEMAGLWAEARTTPARR
- a CDS encoding LysR family transcriptional regulator, which gives rise to MDLRDLKTFLVVAEERSFVRAAERLGCSQPAVTFAVQRLEASVHQPLFLRRAKPPDLTDAGRILLDYARRLCRIRQEATFAMADLRGAAHGALRLGLNDSFVPFVVSVLDRFGLHHPGVRVELRRGRSVDLVAGVSCGDLHGALFSFAPPNRHLSAVPLGRDRIVLVTAPSHPLAAKACVCLDDLAAERLIAHSEPSSLRALVLKTCDQRGLSLQMTALLPTLEAMKQAVTLGMGVTILPLRTVLQDIAEGRLRGIPIAESWAEEEIWFAHSGEHALPAVGQVFVELLRELSEKALAPCSPVVPRSRHPTTIAVARAAVAARSRRASPHRTAARPSSRSG